A region from the Neomonachus schauinslandi chromosome 2, ASM220157v2, whole genome shotgun sequence genome encodes:
- the IL15 gene encoding interleukin-15 isoform X1 gives MRISKPHLRSTSIQCYLCLLLNSHFLTEAGIHVFILGSISAGLPKTEATWQFVISDLEKIDNIIQSIHIDTTLYTESDAHPSCKVTAMKCFLLELRVILLESKHHLLNETVENLIILANDGLSSNGNVTETGCKECEELEEKNIKEFFRSFVHIVQMFINSS, from the exons ATGAGAATTTCG AAACCACATTTGAGAAGTACTTCCATCCAGTGCTACCTGTGTTTACTTTTGAACAGTCATTTTCTAACTGAGGCTGGCATTCATGTCTTCATTTTGGG CAGTATCAGTGCAGGTCTTCCTAAAACAGAGGCAACCTGGCAGTTTGTAATAAGTGATTTGGAAAAAATTGACAATATTATTCAA tCTATACATATTGATACCACTTTATATACTGAAAGCGATGCTCAT CCCAGTTGCAAAGTAACAGCGATGAAGTGCTTTCTCCTGGAGTTACGTGTTATTTTGCTTGAGTCCAAACATCATCTCCTTAATGAAACAGTAGAGAACCTTATCATCCTAGCAAATGATGGTTTATCTTCTAATGGG AATGTAACTGAAACGGGATGCAAAGAATGTGAGGAACTggaggagaaaaatattaaagaattttttcgGAGTTTTGTACATATTGTACAAATGTTCATCAACTCTTCTTGA
- the IL15 gene encoding interleukin-15 isoform X2, which translates to MVWGTRDVCSSISAGLPKTEATWQFVISDLEKIDNIIQSIHIDTTLYTESDAHPSCKVTAMKCFLLELRVILLESKHHLLNETVENLIILANDGLSSNGNVTETGCKECEELEEKNIKEFFRSFVHIVQMFINSS; encoded by the exons ATGGTGTGGGGAACCAGAGATGTGTGCAG CAGTATCAGTGCAGGTCTTCCTAAAACAGAGGCAACCTGGCAGTTTGTAATAAGTGATTTGGAAAAAATTGACAATATTATTCAA tCTATACATATTGATACCACTTTATATACTGAAAGCGATGCTCAT CCCAGTTGCAAAGTAACAGCGATGAAGTGCTTTCTCCTGGAGTTACGTGTTATTTTGCTTGAGTCCAAACATCATCTCCTTAATGAAACAGTAGAGAACCTTATCATCCTAGCAAATGATGGTTTATCTTCTAATGGG AATGTAACTGAAACGGGATGCAAAGAATGTGAGGAACTggaggagaaaaatattaaagaattttttcgGAGTTTTGTACATATTGTACAAATGTTCATCAACTCTTCTTGA